The DNA segment GCCGGACATGGCGCGGAAGGAGAACCAGCCCGGCGTCGTGACGGGGCTCGCGTGGACGCCGGTCGGCGGCGACATCCTCTTCATCGAGGGGACGTTCATGCCCGGCAAAGGGAAACTGACGCTGACCGGCCAGCTCGGCGACGTGATGAAGGAGTCGGCCCAGATATCGCTCAGCCTGATCCGCTCGAGGCTCGCGGCCACCACGACCGGGTTCGACTTCTTCGCAAGCGACGTCCATATCCACGTGCCGGCGGGGGCGACCCCGAAGGACGGGCCGTCGGCGGGCGTGACCCTCTTTACGGCCCTCGCTTCCCTGGTCACCGGGAGAACGGTCGACCCGACGGTCGCGATGACCGGCGAGGTGACCCTCTCCGGTGCCGTCCTCCCCGTAGGGGGGATCAAGGAGAAGGTCCTTGCGGCACACCGGGCCGGGATCAGGACGGTCATCCTCCCGCGGGAGAACGAGCGGGACCTCGAGGACGTTCCTGAGGACGTGCGGCGCGATCTCGCGTTCGTGACCGTGGAGACGATCGAGGACGTCCTCCGCGAGGCGCTCGGGGTAGAACTCCACGGGCCGGTCCTGCCGTATGCGGGGAAGAACCGGTGCGTGCCCATGCACGACCTCTGAAGATCATTCGGGTTCGGGCACCTCCTCTTTTACCCTGCCCCGTGCCTTTTTTTGCTCACCAGGCCCCGCCCGGGGAGCCTATTGGCCCAAAGCTGCCTGACGTGTAGACGGTCGTGACAGAAATCGTTTATAGAGGGACGTCGACCTCTCCCGCGTGGACGCCGCGACCTGTCCCCGGAGGTCGCCCGTCACCTAGAGGAAACCTCATGAATCAAACTCATATAGGAGCTATCGCCCTCACATGCTGCATCGCGTTCTTTGCCGGTGCCCTCTTCACGTGCGTGCTCGTCCATAACCCCGAACCCCCCGCCCCCACACTCCGGCAGAACATCTACGGCCTCCCGCTCTCGGAGATGTGGGCGATCGTCCAGGACCGGACCGGTGTCGAGAACTCGACGGCGGTCCTCGGGGATTTCCGGCTCGTGATCGACGGGCACGGGGCGGTCGAACAGTTAAGTTTCGAGTTCTACGGAGACGATACGGGTCTCCCCCACTGGTATCGGGTTGCGGCGAGTTCGACGGGGAGAGTGACCTGGAATTCCCTGGAGGTCGACAGAGTACCTCCCGGAGAGCATCCGCTCACCCTTTTCACGGAGATTGAGCGGATTCCCTACCGGGAGCTGGCCGGTGAGAACGGGATCCTGATCGTCGGCGTCAGTTCGCAGTCGGGAGGCCTGGGATACGATGCCAGTTATGGAGACCTCTACGCCCTGCGCCAGGGCGAGTTCATCCCCTTGAAGCATGTGGGGTTCAACACGACGGAACCCTGGTACACTATCGACGTCTCGCACGGGGTAAAGGACGGTTCCGGACTGGTAGGTACCTACTACTGCACGATCTTTACGCTCCGCGATCTCGTCAAGGCCGAGAGGGTGTACTATCCGGACGGGAGATTTTTCTGGCCCCCACCCGGTTCGCTCCCGGCAGATACCGATGAATTACCCGGATTGGGGGCCGCCTCTTGATGCCAGACGATCCGCTCCGGAGACAGGATGGTCATATGAAGCCTGACAGGGAACGCCTGATTATTGTCGGGACCCTCGCGTTCGTCGGCGTCATTCTCCTCGTCGCGACGGTCGTGTTCGGAGTTACGACCTTCGTCACCCTGATCACGGGAGTCGACGGTCTTCCACAGGAGCTGGATGTGCGGGTGGTCGGGGAAGAAGAGCTGCAGAACGCATCCGTCATTCACCTGACCGACCGGGACCTGCAGCAGCACCCGGTTCTTGCCACCGCGATCCGGGAGGCCGGCAGCGAATCCAACGTGCCGGCATCCGCGCCGGTTCCGATGACGGGAGTCGAATGCCTCGTACTCACCGAGTCCTGTGGTGTGTATACGGCGAATGCGCCGATCCTCGAGTACGACGGAGTATACTACGCCACCCGCGTTCTGATCCATTAGAATCGTGTCAAAACAGGTGCAGAATGGAAGAAGGTAAGAAACCCGGCAACCGGCTCAGAACGGCGGGGTTCGTCGTCGTGTTCGGTCTTGCCGGCATCGTTGCGGTCGTGCTCGGCTTCATGCTCGCCGATGCCCTCCTCATCTACGCGATGGAGGGTTCGGGCGGGCAGCCGATGCTCTACGTCATGGAGAGGACGGATGTGCAGCCCGAGTGGGGCATGGTCGTTCCCCTGACCGAGAAGGACTTCGCCGACCACCCGGCGCTCGACGCGGTCATCCGTGGCGATGAGCGCAACCCGTCAGGATGGGAGTGGGGTATGAGCGACCGGCGCTTCATCGGGGGAACCAACGTCTCCTACGCGGAGAGCAGGGCGCTCCAGGACACTTACGGCCCCGACCGGGAGACGTGGGTCTACCCGCACCTGGAGTACGAGGGGGCGTACTATCTGGTGGTGACGACGTGGTCGTGAAGGGGTTCTGCCATGCGATGATACCCCGGTGGCAAGGCACTTGCCCTCCGGCTGCGGGCCAATTGCCCGGGTTGCCCCGGACCAATCTGCGCGGTGTTAATTCCCGGCCTGGTGTGGCGTTTTCTCAGTTTGATTCAATTCGCCAGGCCCGACGTGTAGATACGTGCCACAGAAATCGTTTATAGAAGAACGTTGACGTATCCACCGTGGATGCTGGAATCAGTATCCCGTGATGCGCGGGGACCGCCCATCCCCGGTTGACGCCCGGATGAGGCACCCCGCATGCCCGGAGGCAATGGGAATGTGTGCTCTTCCCGTACTTGAAGGTATGCCCCTCCTGCCTTCGGGAGGAGGAAAACGAAATGAACGGAAAAATTGAAATGCGAGCATTCTCCGTGCTCCTAGCACTGCTGCTGGTGAGCGTGGTTGTGGTATCGACGGCAAGTGCGCAAACGGGTATAGATGCGATCGCTGAGGAAGAACTTGCGGATAGCGTAATCATCACTCCCGACTTCAGTTCTCAGGACATTGTCGTTTCACCATCGTTAGGGGAAGACGACCTGATAACACTGGTGTTTCCGGAATCCTGGATCAAGGATCGGAATTCAGCGGATTATTCCGATCGGGTTGAGCTTGTTGATGCACACGTGTTACTGAAAAATGAGTGTTTTGATGAAAAGACTGGATTGAGATACTTCTCTCCCGTTCAAGTAACTGAAGCCCAGAGTCTGAGTGTGTTAAGGATTCCGAAAAAAATGTTTGAACTTTCGCTTGCCATGAACGACGGGAGCATCTCATTTCCTATGAAGTATTTTACCGCGTACCCGGACATGCAGACCATGCTGAGCGAAGTGCGCGTAGCCACCCCCTCTGAGCCCGAAGTCTACTCACCTGAGAATGCACGATCCGCTTCGTATGTATCCCCACCCCTGCATGGTGAATGGGCACAATACAATGTGAACTCCCAGTACGCGGGCAGGCCGGTTCATCTTGAGGGATTGATAAAGCCCGGTTCGTTTACGAACAACGGTCATGAAGGCGCAATCTATCATGAGCGTGAGATTTATCTGGATGGTGGAGACGCGATTGAGTACATATTCTATTACGACGAGGATTATTATGGTGACAAAGTATGGCTGGGCGCAGCGATTTACGATAATAGTGACTCATTCCAGGGATGTCCGACAATTAAGTGGTTCGATGCAACCTCAAGACATTGGTACGATTACGATTTCACGATAAGTAGCGCTGGAACCTACTACATCTGGTTCAGGGATTGCACGACAGGTAGCTGGAAGGAGCATATTTACTACGACAACGACGACCCCTCCGCTTCGATCAATCGGATCTGTGGTTCCGCTGAGATCTATGCCGACGTGCCTGTTCAGTATTCATTCGAGGCGATAACGGATCGCATGATCGATGAATACGTGAGAACAAATGACGGACTAACGAAACTTCCCGGGGAGGTTTTCTCCTGGGCCGCTTACACAGGTGAAGACAGGACGTACTGCTTTATGAATGCATGGATCGCCTCGGGTAGGATCACCACATACCACGAGTGCGATAGCACCTTATAACCTATTTTTAAGAAATGAAATTGTATTGAGGTGTTAGATGCAATCGCGACGATGGATCCCCTGGGTGCTGATAATGGCCGTGTGCGTGACGGCGGGCTGTAGCATAATCCCGGCTACCCCGGAACCTTTGCCACCCGACGAGGCTTTACCGCCAGAAGAAGCACTTCCTCCCGGCCCTGAAGTTGCCGCGAAGTTCGCCGAGACGTACGACTCGCTGCAGGATTTCTCTGCGACGGTGACGACCGTATCGGATCGCGGAACGTTCTGTGAATTGGTCTGGTTTAAGAAGCCGGATCGGTTCCGCGTTAACTACCTTGAAGGACATCCCAACAACCCTGAGCACCACCCCGCGAAGGAAGGGGATCTCGTTGTTTTCGATGGCGAGACGCAGTGGCACTACGTCAATGCTACCGGAGAGGTTCTCTACGTCTCTGCCCGGATGCGCAACTATACTTTCAGTGAAGAGTACGCGACGGGAGCTTTCGACGCTCTCGGCCTGATCCGGAACCTGCTTGCTGACCATGAGTGCTCGTTATCCGGGGTGCGAACCGAGGATGGAAAGATGATTTACGTGCTTGAGGTTGCGAACACCACCCGGATAGCGGACACTCCGGATCCCCGACGGTACCCGGTCTACGCCGTGAATGCCGGGGTTGAGAAAGATTCATGGATCCTCAGGAGAGCCGACTTCTTCAACGCCAGGGGCGAGACTGTCCTGATAGTAGAGTACCACAATGTCACCTGGAACACCGGGATCCCGGAGAGCCTGTTCCAGTACAGCCCGCTGGAGGAGGCGATCGTCAAGCCGATGAGAACCGTGGCGATTACCCCTCCCTACACCGGCCCCTGAGGGGAGCTGGGTAGAAGTACATCATCCATGACGGCGACGTGGTGCTCGCTCTCTGAGGACGGGCGCGCCCCCGGTTCCCGGCCCGCAGCGGCGTTGTTCGGCTTCAAAATCGATCGGGAAGGCCCGACGTGTAGACGATTGTCACAGAAATCGTTTATAGAAGAAGGTCGACCTCTCCCGCGTGGATACCGGTATCCGGGGGCGCGGGTCCGGTCGTGCGACCCGTCAAAAATCGGGCCGGTACTACCGGATCGGGACGATTTACCGGGACTGAACGGTGAGGAATTGAGAATGAACGGAACAACCAGAACATTGACCCTCCTCCTCGCGCTGCTGCTCGCGGCCGTCCCGGCGGCGGGCGCAGATCTCGGTCCCAATCAACACCTGATCCCGGAACTGAAGGTGAACGAGTCGATCGAGACGATCGCCATATCCGGGGTGTTGAGCCTTCAGCCGGAGTGGGACGGGAGTGTGACCACCGGGATACCGTTCGGCTCGATCATGGTTCATACTGCCGACGCAAGAACACTGATCTTCGATAGCGACGGGAACCAACTGCTCTCCATCAGCGACGAACTCTCTGCAAAAGTCCCCACCCCTGCGGGTGTCGAGAAGCCCTGCACCTGGGTGCACCAGCTCCCGAACGACTCCCGGGTCTATCATCACGACAACGCGACCTTCATCTTCGGCAAGGCCGGGAACCTCATCCTGACCGTCATCAACGAGCACCCGCCGCCCGTCGAAGACCCGATCACCATCAACATCACCTCCCCGGCCGAGGGCGAGACGGTCTGGATCGACGTCGTGCCGCCCCGCGTCGCCGTCGTCGGGGAGGTCCACGCCCCCACGGGTCTGCACAACGTGGTTGTGCGGAGCGGAACCGGGGAGGTCTCGTGCGGGAACCGGCCCGAGTTCGCCTGCTCGGTCCCGGTCTCCGCCGGGGAGAACACGATCACCGTCGTGGCGGGCACCCATGGACGCCGGGCCGAGAAGGCCGTGAACGTGACCGTCCGTATCGGTCTCCCGCCGCCCCCGGCGATCGCCGTCTCGGGCAGGGTGACGGACGCCGGCGGCAACCCGGTTCCCGGTGCATTGGTGCGGTTCGAGTCGGTGTTTACGCTCGACGACGAACCCCTTGCGGGGACGAACGTGACCGGGGAGGACGGCGGCTACCTGGTGGAAGGCGTCTTCGGCTACCGGCAGACCATCACGGTCGAGAAGGAGGGCTACGCCCCCCTCCGGGAGGAGTTCCTCTTTGAGAACCCGACGAACAATCTCGACCTGGAACTGGAACCGTCGAGCCGGACGGTCCCGGGGTTCGATTCCGCGGTCGGGGTTCTCTCGCTTCTGGGGGTCTTCCTCCTCATCGGCCGGAGGGGGTGGTGAGATGACAGAGAGCGGCTCAGTAATCCCGGCGCTCCTCCTTACCGCCGCGGTCACGGCGCTGGCGGCGGGGTTTGCGGCTTTCGCGCCCGTCGCGGAGGTCACCGTAACCCCGCACGAGCAGATTGCCCCACAGGATCGGGCCCCGGTTCATATCGACTTCTTCACGGAGAAGAGGGATGCCCCGGTCGAGGGCGTGGATATCCTCCTCCTCGATCCGGCGCTACGAACTCGCGGTCTACGATACAGAGGGTATCCGGGATAGCCTGCTTTCCGGCGAACCGCTGGCGGTGCATATCGCCGGGCAGCCCTGCACGGCGGATCTCGAGGAGTCGTTGCACGGCACCGGCTCCTTCACCGGCACCCTTTCCGGGGACGGCAGGGCGCACCTGACCATCAGCGGCGACGTCCTTCGCGGCTATTTCGAGATCGGCGGCGTCGCATACTGGGTGGAGAGCACCGGACGGTACGACGCCGAATCCCCCGGGAAGGTCCTCCACTATGTCCACTCCTCCGCCGACGTAAAAGGGCTGAGCGGCTGCTATCTCACGCTCTACAACATCAGCAACGGGGATCTGGAGGATTCCGGATACCCTGCCGACTGGACGAAAGCCGACTTCCTGAGTGGCGGCCACGAGGTCGTCCCGCTCACCGATACCGATCTCGTCGACCTCCCTAAAGTGAACGAGACCCTCCGCACCGGCTTTATGGAGGTGCCGCTCTCCTACAACGAGACGATGCGCATCGTAAAGGGTTACCGGGGGAAGATCGCGGAGTATCGCGGGAACTACTACGTGATCGACTTCTTCGAGAGTTAGATTGTGGCGATCCCCTAAACCCTCTTTGCTATCGTCTCGATCGCCTCGATCAGCGTCTGCTGCTGCGGCTTGATGATCGCCACCGGGCAGTCGGCGATCTTCTCCACGATCGGCGCGAGGATGGGGGCGCAGATGATCCCGAGCGCCCCCTCTTTATCCGCCCGGACGGCGGCGATGATGCACTCTTCAAGGGAATCGGCCGCGTAGCCCCGGATGTGGTATTGCTTCCCGCCGATGGGAAGGTCGCGGTTGTCGATCTCGTCGAGCAGGAACCGGGCCGCGATCACCGCGATGAAACTCTTCTCCCGGGGTTCGAGGACGTTGACGATCCGCCGGACGGTCGAGAGGCGTGGGTCCGCCCTGCCCGACGTGAGTTTGTAGAGGGTTGCGGGCGGGATCCCCGCCCGTTCCGCGAGGTCGCGGATGCTCATATCCTGCCGGGCTAGTTCCTCCTGGAGCGCGTCGGCAAAGTCGGCTTCGAAGATCTTTCGCGAGAGCATTGTTCTACTATAGTCATATCTATGAGATAATATTTTTCCTGATTTGGTTAAGAGTTCCGCTATGGAGAACAATCCTTATCTTCCTGCATGACGACCCTCCCGCATGGACCCCTCACCCATCCGCGAGATCACGATCCTCCCCGGCCGAAACCGGCATGGCGAACCGGAGCGGTTCGATGCGATCACCATCCGGTCCGGCGACACGATATCCATCGTCGGCCCCACCGGTTCGGGGAAGAGCGCCTTCATCAACGACATCGAGGTCTTCGCCCGTAACGACACTGCCACGGGACGCACCGTCCTCGTCAACGGGGAATACCCTCCCGAAGAGTTTGTCCGCGACCCGGCGCACAAGCCCGTCGCCCTGATCACCCAGAACACCCGGTGCCTCGCTGACCTTGCGGTCGCCGAGTTCCTCTCGATGCATGTCCGGTCCCGCAGGATCGCCGACGACGGGCTTGTCGAGAGGACGATTGCCCTTGCAAACGAGTTCACGGGCGAGGAGATTCGTTCCGGCGCCCGGATGACCGCTCTCTCCGGGGGGCAGACCCGGTCGCTCCTGGTGGCGGACGCCGTCCTCATAGCGGCTGCGCCGGTCCTCCTCCTCGACGAGGTGGAGAACGCCGGGATCTTCAAGGAGCGGGTGATCGAGGTGCTCCGGGCCGGTGGGAAAGCGGTCGTCTTCGTCACGCACGATCCTCTGGTCTCCCTCCTCTCCGCCCGACGGATCGTGATGCGGGACGGGGCGGTCGAACGGGTGATCGAGCCTCTCGACCGCGAGAATGAGGCGCTCCGGGAGGCCCTCCGCCTCGACGGCATCCTCCGCCGGATGCGGGAGCAGATCCGGGCGGGCGACCTGATCACGGGACCGGTCGGGGCATGAGGCTCGCCGTCGTCGCCGGTCCGCCGTCGGCCGGGAAGACCGCCGTCGTGCGGCAGACCATCCGCTCTCTTCTGGACCGGTACCGGATCGCTTACCTGAAGATCGACGTCGTCCGGGCGTTCGAGGACGAGGAACTCGCGGCCGAGTTTTCGATCCCGGCACGGAAGGTCTGCTCCGGCGACCTCTGCCCGGACCACGCCGGGGTGATGGTGATGCGGGACGCCATCGCCTGGGCCGAGGGGGAGGGCGCCGACCTCCTCCTGGTCGAGAGCGCCGGGCTCTGCCTGCGCTGCTCTCCCTACACGACGCAGGCGCTCGGGATCGTCGTCCTTTCCGCCGTATCGGGGACGAACACGCCCCTGAAGATGGCCGCGATGCTCGCGCTCGCCGACATCGCGGTCGTGACCCGGATTGATCTCGTCTCCCAGGCCGAGAAGGAGGTCTTCCGGGAGCGGATCCGAGAGGTGAACCCGGACCTCGATATCGTGGAGACGAACGCCGTCCAGGGGACCGGGATGCGCTACCTCCTCCGGGCGATCGAGGGCTGTCCGCCGATAACCGATCCCGATACGATCGTCCTCCGGGGTGCGCCGCCGCTCGGGGTCTGCACCCTCTGCATCGGGAAGACCGAGATCGGATGGCAGAACCACTTCGGGGTCGTCCGGAGGCTCGAGGGTGCCGATTATCTCTTCCGGGGGGACTAGTCCGGTGGCGTGGAACCCACCGGGGAAGGATTGCGGGGCCTGCGGCGCTCCGACCTGCGAGGCGTTCCTCGCCCGGGTCCGGCGGGGAGAGAAAGCCCTCCCGGACTGCGTCTTCTACCCCACCGGGACCGCACCTTCCCGGTTCGAGGGCGAGGCCCGACACTCCGGTCGCGACGTCCTCGGCGGCGAGTACGACTTCATCCTCGATCCCCTGCCCGGGGAGGTCTCGGCCAGGAAGATCGTCCTCCCCTTCCGCCCGGACCTCGTGGAGAAGTGGGGGATTGCGGCCGGGGATATCGTCGTCGGGAGGCCGGCCGGCGCGGGCTGCCCGGTCCAGCATGTCCTCTCGGTCATCCGCGCAAGCCCGGTAAGCGGCCTCCT comes from the Methanoculleus marisnigri JR1 genome and includes:
- a CDS encoding LolA family protein — encoded protein: MAVCVTAGCSIIPATPEPLPPDEALPPEEALPPGPEVAAKFAETYDSLQDFSATVTTVSDRGTFCELVWFKKPDRFRVNYLEGHPNNPEHHPAKEGDLVVFDGETQWHYVNATGEVLYVSARMRNYTFSEEYATGAFDALGLIRNLLADHECSLSGVRTEDGKMIYVLEVANTTRIADTPDPRRYPVYAVNAGVEKDSWILRRADFFNARGETVLIVEYHNVTWNTGIPESLFQYSPLEEAIVKPMRTVAITPPYTGP
- a CDS encoding carboxypeptidase-like regulatory domain-containing protein; translation: MNGTTRTLTLLLALLLAAVPAAGADLGPNQHLIPELKVNESIETIAISGVLSLQPEWDGSVTTGIPFGSIMVHTADARTLIFDSDGNQLLSISDELSAKVPTPAGVEKPCTWVHQLPNDSRVYHHDNATFIFGKAGNLILTVINEHPPPVEDPITINITSPAEGETVWIDVVPPRVAVVGEVHAPTGLHNVVVRSGTGEVSCGNRPEFACSVPVSAGENTITVVAGTHGRRAEKAVNVTVRIGLPPPPAIAVSGRVTDAGGNPVPGALVRFESVFTLDDEPLAGTNVTGEDGGYLVEGVFGYRQTITVEKEGYAPLREEFLFENPTNNLDLELEPSSRTVPGFDSAVGVLSLLGVFLLIGRRGW
- a CDS encoding helix-turn-helix domain-containing protein, encoding MLSRKIFEADFADALQEELARQDMSIRDLAERAGIPPATLYKLTSGRADPRLSTVRRIVNVLEPREKSFIAVIAARFLLDEIDNRDLPIGGKQYHIRGYAADSLEECIIAAVRADKEGALGIICAPILAPIVEKIADCPVAIIKPQQQTLIEAIETIAKRV
- a CDS encoding ATP-binding cassette domain-containing protein; translated protein: MDPSPIREITILPGRNRHGEPERFDAITIRSGDTISIVGPTGSGKSAFINDIEVFARNDTATGRTVLVNGEYPPEEFVRDPAHKPVALITQNTRCLADLAVAEFLSMHVRSRRIADDGLVERTIALANEFTGEEIRSGARMTALSGGQTRSLLVADAVLIAAAPVLLLDEVENAGIFKERVIEVLRAGGKAVVFVTHDPLVSLLSARRIVMRDGAVERVIEPLDRENEALREALRLDGILRRMREQIRAGDLITGPVGA
- a CDS encoding GTP-binding protein, with product MRLAVVAGPPSAGKTAVVRQTIRSLLDRYRIAYLKIDVVRAFEDEELAAEFSIPARKVCSGDLCPDHAGVMVMRDAIAWAEGEGADLLLVESAGLCLRCSPYTTQALGIVVLSAVSGTNTPLKMAAMLALADIAVVTRIDLVSQAEKEVFRERIREVNPDLDIVETNAVQGTGMRYLLRAIEGCPPITDPDTIVLRGAPPLGVCTLCIGKTEIGWQNHFGVVRRLEGADYLFRGD
- a CDS encoding (Fe-S)-binding protein, with protein sequence MAWNPPGKDCGACGAPTCEAFLARVRRGEKALPDCVFYPTGTAPSRFEGEARHSGRDVLGGEYDFILDPLPGEVSARKIVLPFRPDLVEKWGIAAGDIVVGRPAGAGCPVQHVLSVIRASPVSGLLTCLVVGPEVSRGGEFKDVEAYHIVGFEGIARTVRREPVFGMRQRFLPGYCMMNLTHTGVVNMILARSSGLHVRVEDIRL